A stretch of Aphelocoma coerulescens isolate FSJ_1873_10779 chromosome 1A, UR_Acoe_1.0, whole genome shotgun sequence DNA encodes these proteins:
- the RANGAP1 gene encoding ran GTPase-activating protein 1, which translates to MASEDITKLVESLAKTKVGGGQLSFKGQSLKLNTAEDAEEVIKQIEEFDGLEALRLEGNTVGVEAAKVIAKALEKKSELKRCHWSDMFTGRLRSEIPPALISLGDALITAGAQLVELDLSDNAFGPDGVRGFEALLKSPACYTLQELKLNNCGMGIGGGKILAAALKECHRKSSAQGKPLALKIFVAGRNRLENDGATALAEAFGIIGTLEEVHMPQNGINHPGITALAQAFAINPLLKVINLNDNTFTEKGAVAMAETLKALRQIEVINFGDCLVRSKGAVAIADAVKEGLHKLKELNLSFCEIKRDAALTVAEAIEDKTELEKLDLNGNCLGEEVCEQLHEILEGFNMASVLGSLSDDEGEEEDEEEEEDEDEEEEEEEEQQQLEERGAEEQESLTPKKIIDSQASTPVPSPPVDVATFLAFPSPEKLLRLGPKCSVLIAQQTDTSDVEKVVATLLRISSVFKDEAPVKTAVHETTDALMKKAFSSATFNSDAFITNLLVHMGLLKSEEKIKTVPSLYGILMTLNHMVQQDYFPKSLAPVLSAFVTKPNRALDSCSFARHMLLQTLHQL; encoded by the exons atgGCATCAGAAGACATCACTAAGCTTGTGGAGTCACTTGCCAAAACCAAAGTGGGTGGTGGACAGTTGAGCTTCAAAGGCCAGAGCCTTAAACTCAACACGGCTGAAGATG CTGAAGAAGTGATCAAGCAAATTGAGGAATTTGATGGCCTGGAAGCCTTGCGCCTGGAAGGCAACACAGTGGGTGTGGAGGCAGCAAAGGTTATTGCCAAAGCCTTGGAGAAGAAAAGTGAGCTCAAG AGGTGTCATTGGAGTGACATGTTCACAGGGAGGCTAAGGTCTGAGATCCCTCCTGCTTTG ATCTCTTTGGGAGATGCACTCATCACTGCTGGAGCCCAGCTGGTAGAGTTGGACCTGAGTGACAATGCCTTTGGGCCAGACGGTGTGCGTGGCTTTGAGGCGCTGCTGAAGAGCCCTGCCTGCTACACTCTGCAGGAGCTCAAGCTCAATAACTGTGGCATGGGCATTGGTGGTGGCAAG ATACTGGCAGCCGCTCTGAAAGAGTGTCACAGGAAATCAAGTGCCCAGGGCAAGCctcttgctttaaaaatatttgtggcTGGCAGAAATCGTCTGGAGAATGATGGTGCCACTGCCCTGGCTGAAGCCTTCGGG ATCATTGGTACTCTAGAAGAGGTCCATATGCCACAGAATGGAATTAACCATCCTGGCAtaacagcactggcacaggcctTTGCTATCAACCCACTGCTTAAGGTTATAAACTTGAATGACAACACCTtcacagagaaaggagctgtggCCATGGCAGAG ACCCTGAAGGCTCTTCGGCAGATTGAAGTGATCAACTTTGGGGACTGCCTGGTGCGTTCGAAGGGTGCTGTTGCTATTGCTGATGCTGTTAAAGAAGGGCTTCATAAATTAAAG GAACTGAATTTGTCTTTCTGTGAGATCAAACGAGATGCTGCTCTGACTGTTGCTGAAGCTATTGAAGATAAGACAGAGCTGGAGAAGTTGGATCTCAATG GTAACTGTCTGGGAGAAGAGGTATGTGAGCAGCTCCATGAGATCCTTGAAGGCTTCAATATGGCATCAGTGCTGGGATCTTTGAG TGATGAtgaaggggaggaggaagatgaagaggaggaggaggatgaagatgaggaggaagaggaggaggaggaacagcAACAGCTGGAAGAGAGAGGAGCAGAAGAACAGGAGTCACTGACTCCTAAGAAGATAATTGATTCACAG GCTTCAACTCCAGTGCCATCTCCTCCTGTGGATGTTGCCACGTTCCTTGCTTTCCCATCACCAGAGAAGCTGCTGCGACTAGGACCAAAGTGCTCAGTGCTGATAGCTCAGCAG acaGATACATCTGATGTAGAGAAAGTAGTTGCAACTCTCCTAAGGATATCCTCAGTCTTCAAAGATGAAGCCCCAGTGAAAACAGCAGTGCATGAAACAACAG ATGCCTTGATGAAAAAAGCCTTCAGTTCTGCCACATTTAATTCAGATGCATTCATCACAAACCTCTTGGTCCACATGGGGCTACTTAAG AGTGAAGAGAAGATCAAAACTGTTCCAAGCCTCTATGGTATTCTCATGACCTTGAACCATATGGTCCAGCAGGATTATTTCCCTAAATCCCTGGCCCCAGTTCTCTCTGCTTTTGTTACAAA